Proteins encoded together in one Quercus lobata isolate SW786 chromosome 3, ValleyOak3.0 Primary Assembly, whole genome shotgun sequence window:
- the LOC115980064 gene encoding uncharacterized protein LOC115980064 — translation MNQEATKSNSHASGDPSNPCPICLGPILQDSYLDKCFHKFCYNCIVQWTKVVARKHSSPPTSVKCPLCKTENFSILHGYDGSSFQRHYINRDFGYSFLLTRAHKYRLQCYYTEPGIVDDIFNVLWYWKSHKYLQPNHWLQSWLRREIQALIQEEDVDIILHHILGVIVTSLTRNDQKYHLKRSETKQEEFKALVSDAARRFLGARTDRFVNEVELFLASGLNIEAYDAVYMQRLGWSYHGVTSEASEGAAIEQTPLIPYLYIFDEDSDGPD, via the exons atgaACCAGGAGGCCACCAAGAGCAACTCTCACGCTTCAGGGGACCCCTCCAACCCATGTCCCATCTGCCTCGGACCCATCCTTCAAGATTCCTATCTTGACAAATGTTTCC ATAAGTTTTGTTACAATTGCATTGTACAGTGGACCAAAGTGGTTGCACGCAAGCACTCTAGCCCACCTACTTCTGTAAAATGTCCTCTGTGCAAG ACAGAAAATTTTTCTATACTACATGGATATGATGGAAGTTCATTTCAACGGCATTACATTAATCGAGATTTTGGATATAG CTTTCTCTTAACAAGAGCACACAAGTATAGATTACAGTGCTATTACACTGAACCAG GTATTGTAGATGACATATTCAATGTACTATGGTATTGGAAATCTCATAAGTATCTTCAGCCAAACCACTGGCTCCAAAGTTGGTTGAGAAGGGAAATACAAGCTCTTATACAG GAGGAAGATGTTGACATTATCCTTCACCACATACTTGGTGTGATTGTAACATCCTTAACAAG GAATGACCAAAAGTATCATTTAAAAAGGTCtgaaacaaaacaagaagagtTCAAGGCTTTAGTCTCTGACGCAGCAAGGCGTTTTCTAGGAGCAAGAACAGACCGATTTGTAAATGAGGTGGAACTATTTCTTGCCTCAGGTTTGAACATTGAAGCCTATGACGCAGTTTACATGCAGCGGTTAGGATGGAGTTATCATGGAGTCACCAGTGAGGCTTCTGAAGGAGCAGCTATTGAACAGACACCTCTAATACCTTACTTGTATATCTTTGATGAGGACTCTGATGGACCTGATTga